Proteins encoded by one window of Collimonas fungivorans:
- a CDS encoding leucyl aminopeptidase, with amino-acid sequence MDFSIKTIDAKTSIASLKAGCIAVGIYENKKLSPQAQALDKSGEITAALKSGDISGKPGSTLLLRKIAGVAAERVLLIGLGADGELSDKVMSMAALCVARVIATLGGNDAVLALPFDTIKDRDLAWAIRNSILVLRENSYRSDTLKSKKETTLSGIKKVAFLVAAAKAAVAKEAVAQGLALANGIDLTKELGNLPGNVCTPTYLANTAKKLAKEFKLSVEVLDRKQLEALKMGSFLSVARGGGEAPKFIIIKHLGGKAKDAPTVLVGKGITFDTGGISLKGGAGMDEMKYDMCGAGSVLGTIRAIAELKLKLNVIGVIPATENMPSGTATKPGDIVTSMSGQTIEVLNTDAEGRLVLCDALTYVERFKPAAVVDIATLTGACVTSLGHHNSGLFTRHDSAHDALANELLSAGKATGDTAWRMPIEDSYQEQLKSNFADMANIGGPAGGSITAACFLERYTKKYTWAHLDIAGTAWKSGAAKGATGRPVALLTTFLMNRAAAAK; translated from the coding sequence ATGGACTTTAGCATAAAAACCATTGACGCAAAAACCTCAATTGCCTCTCTGAAAGCCGGCTGTATCGCAGTCGGGATCTATGAAAACAAGAAACTCTCGCCACAAGCGCAGGCTCTTGACAAATCTGGTGAAATCACTGCTGCACTAAAGTCCGGAGATATTTCCGGTAAACCAGGCTCCACCCTGCTGTTGCGCAAAATCGCCGGCGTCGCCGCCGAACGCGTGCTGCTGATCGGCCTTGGCGCCGACGGCGAACTGAGCGACAAGGTCATGTCCATGGCCGCCCTGTGCGTGGCGCGCGTGATAGCGACCCTGGGCGGCAACGACGCCGTGCTGGCGCTGCCGTTCGACACCATCAAGGATCGCGACCTGGCATGGGCCATCCGCAACAGCATCCTGGTGCTGCGCGAGAACAGCTATCGCTCGGATACCCTGAAAAGTAAGAAAGAGACAACATTGTCTGGCATCAAGAAGGTCGCCTTCCTGGTCGCCGCCGCCAAGGCAGCTGTCGCCAAGGAAGCCGTGGCGCAAGGCCTGGCCCTGGCCAACGGCATCGACCTGACCAAGGAACTGGGCAACCTGCCTGGCAATGTCTGCACCCCGACCTATCTCGCCAACACCGCCAAGAAACTGGCCAAGGAATTCAAGCTGTCAGTCGAAGTCCTGGACCGCAAGCAGCTGGAAGCCCTGAAAATGGGCAGTTTCCTGTCGGTGGCGCGCGGCGGCGGCGAAGCGCCGAAGTTCATCATCATCAAGCACCTCGGCGGCAAAGCCAAGGATGCGCCGACAGTACTGGTCGGTAAGGGCATCACTTTCGACACCGGCGGCATCTCGCTCAAGGGCGGCGCCGGCATGGACGAGATGAAATACGATATGTGCGGCGCCGGTTCGGTGCTGGGCACGATCCGCGCCATCGCCGAACTGAAGCTGAAGCTGAACGTGATCGGCGTCATCCCTGCCACCGAGAACATGCCGTCCGGCACCGCCACCAAGCCGGGCGACATCGTCACTTCGATGTCGGGCCAGACCATCGAAGTCTTGAACACCGACGCCGAAGGCCGCCTGGTGCTGTGCGACGCCCTGACCTACGTGGAGCGTTTCAAGCCGGCTGCCGTGGTCGACATCGCGACATTGACCGGTGCTTGCGTCACTTCGCTCGGCCACCACAATTCCGGACTGTTCACCCGTCACGACAGCGCGCATGACGCCCTGGCCAACGAGTTGCTCAGCGCCGGCAAGGCTACCGGCGATACCGCATGGCGCATGCCGATCGAAGACAGCTACCAGGAACAGCTGAAGTCGAATTTCGCCGACATGGCGAATATCGGCGGCCCGGCCGGTGGCAGCATCACCGCAGCCTGTTTCCTGGAGCGCTACACCAAGAAATACACCTGGGCTCACCTGGACATCGCCGGCACGGCATGGAAAAGCGGCGCAGCCAAGGGTGCAACCGGACGGCCGGTAGCCCTGCTGACCACTTTCCTGATGAATCGCGCAGCAGCAGCCAAGTAA
- the xth gene encoding exodeoxyribonuclease III produces MQKIATWNVNSLKVRLPQVLQWLADNPVDVLALQETKLTDDKFPAAEIEAAGYHVAFSGQKTYNGVAILSRHAITDVVKNNPRYEDLQQRIIAATIDGMRIVCAYIPNGQSLESEKYQYKLKWLDALHDWLQDECKQHPKLALMGDYNIAPEDRDVHDPAAWVGQNLVSPAERAAFVRLQGLELSDAFRMFEQPEKLYSWWDYRQMGFRLNRGMRIDHILLSPPLAAQCTACVIDRVPRKWEQPSDHAPVIATLG; encoded by the coding sequence ATGCAAAAGATCGCGACATGGAACGTCAATTCCCTGAAAGTCCGCCTGCCGCAGGTGCTGCAATGGCTGGCCGATAACCCGGTCGACGTGCTGGCCCTGCAGGAAACCAAGCTGACCGACGACAAATTCCCGGCGGCGGAAATCGAGGCGGCCGGTTACCACGTGGCGTTCAGCGGCCAGAAGACCTATAACGGCGTCGCCATCCTGTCGCGCCATGCGATCACCGACGTGGTCAAGAACAATCCGCGCTATGAAGACCTGCAACAGCGCATCATCGCCGCTACCATAGACGGCATGCGGATTGTCTGCGCCTATATTCCCAACGGCCAGTCGCTCGAATCGGAGAAATACCAGTACAAGCTGAAATGGCTGGACGCCTTGCACGACTGGCTGCAGGACGAGTGCAAGCAGCATCCGAAGCTGGCCTTGATGGGCGACTACAATATCGCGCCGGAAGACCGCGATGTCCACGATCCTGCCGCCTGGGTGGGGCAGAACCTGGTGTCGCCGGCCGAGCGCGCCGCTTTTGTCCGCCTGCAAGGGCTGGAACTGAGCGACGCCTTCCGCATGTTCGAGCAGCCGGAGAAGCTGTATAGCTGGTGGGATTACCGGCAGATGGGATTCCGCCTCAACCGCGGCATGCGGATCGACCATATCCTGCTGTCGCCGCCTTTGGCGGCGCAGTGCACGGCTTGCGTGATCGACAGGGTGCCGCGCAAATGGGAGCAGCCGTCGGACCATGCGCCGGTGATAGCGACGCTGGGCTAA
- the ampC gene encoding class C beta-lactamase, translating into MSILKVLSFSACFLAAGSCAGAGTGLDQSSIKTAVDSAIEPLMQSYAIPGMAVAVTIDGKNHFFNYGVASKETRQPVTNRTLFEIGSLSKTFTATLASYAQLDGKLSLSDSASKYLPSLRGSSFDNVSLLNLGTHTAGGLPLQVPDDIGNTEQLMDYFKHWQPAHAAGTYRKYSNPSIGLLGMIAAKSMDMSFEDAVEKKLFPELGMTHSYINVPAGQMKDYAQGYTTKDVPVRVNPGVLASEAYGVKSGSADLIRFIGANLQVIKLEARLQRAITDTHTGYFGSGEFTQDLIWEQYPYPLELKQLLAGNATTSLYDELPAARLSPALPPQADVLINKTGSTNGFSSYAAFVPAKKIGIVILANKSYPIDQRVTAAYRILTRLDSEAASKN; encoded by the coding sequence ATGAGCATATTGAAAGTACTGTCCTTTTCAGCCTGTTTTCTCGCCGCCGGCAGCTGTGCCGGCGCCGGCACCGGCCTCGACCAGTCCAGCATCAAAACCGCCGTAGACAGCGCCATCGAGCCGCTGATGCAAAGCTACGCTATCCCCGGCATGGCGGTCGCCGTCACCATCGATGGCAAGAACCATTTCTTTAACTATGGCGTGGCGTCGAAGGAAACTCGGCAACCCGTTACAAACAGGACGCTCTTTGAAATCGGCTCGCTCAGCAAGACATTCACGGCGACGCTGGCTTCTTATGCCCAGCTCGACGGCAAGCTCTCATTGAGCGACAGCGCCAGCAAATACCTGCCGTCCCTGCGCGGCAGCAGCTTTGACAATGTCAGCCTGCTGAACCTGGGGACGCACACCGCCGGCGGCCTGCCGCTGCAAGTCCCCGACGATATCGGCAATACCGAACAGCTGATGGATTATTTCAAGCATTGGCAGCCGGCCCATGCCGCCGGCACATACAGAAAATACTCAAATCCAAGCATCGGCTTGCTCGGCATGATTGCCGCCAAGAGCATGGATATGTCTTTTGAGGACGCTGTCGAAAAGAAGCTTTTCCCCGAATTGGGAATGACGCACAGTTACATCAACGTACCAGCTGGCCAGATGAAAGATTACGCGCAAGGCTACACCACAAAAGATGTCCCGGTCAGGGTCAATCCCGGCGTGCTGGCGTCTGAAGCCTATGGAGTGAAATCCGGTTCGGCCGACTTGATCCGTTTCATCGGCGCGAACCTGCAGGTAATCAAGCTTGAAGCGAGATTGCAGCGCGCAATCACTGATACGCATACAGGATATTTCGGCTCGGGAGAGTTTACGCAGGACCTGATCTGGGAACAATACCCCTATCCGCTAGAACTGAAACAGCTGTTGGCAGGCAACGCTACCACATCCCTCTACGACGAATTGCCAGCCGCCAGGCTAAGCCCTGCGCTGCCTCCGCAAGCGGACGTGCTGATCAACAAAACCGGTTCTACCAACGGTTTTTCAAGCTACGCGGCTTTTGTGCCGGCCAAAAAAATCGGCATCGTGA